One Tribolium castaneum strain GA2 chromosome 6, icTriCast1.1, whole genome shotgun sequence genomic window, GTAGTTCGTCTAGACCATAATAATCGGCCGCATTCATCACACCTGTGTGGTTCAGTTTTAGTGAAAATTTTTGCCACCACCAGGCAACTCACCCAATAATGTGCGAGGTTGAAGAGTCACACATCCAGTATGGATATACTCAATCAACTGTCTGAAAACATCCGGCTCGAACTCTTCGATAATAAGAGTCTGGTGCTGTTGAGATGGcggctaaatttttgaaaaaattgatcaCAACATGCAAATGaacagtttgaataaaaattcgcTTGATCGTGGTGTTTTTATGGTCTACCCTCTAAACCATGCAACCAATTGATTAGTAATACTCGATAAAACCATgccaattattaaaaatctacCACTAGGGTGTTAAACTATCGGTTAGGTGCTTGAAAATCAGGCATTCAGACAGACAGACGGAAAGTTATGGAAGAGGACGTGTCTGTGGATTACCTCTTGGATAGGGGCCAGCTGCTGGGTGAACCCTCTCTATGTACAAACCacgatattaaaattttttcccCCGATTGATCTAATTTTGCAACTTAAATTTGCACAAAGTGTGCGCTTTTACCTGCTGGGAAGCGTTCTGGAGGTTGAGGAGAGGCTCCGACGAGCGTTTGAGGAACAACCGGAGTTTGTTTTCACGTGGTGGAGGCTCCTTCTTGCGCTGGGGGCTAGGGGcctagaaaaaaatcaaaatttgctttttattatatactgCTCACCTGGTAGAGCATTTTGTGGAAGACTCTGGACCTCGCTGCCAAAACCGCCTTCACAGCGCACACCGGCTCCCTGGTGTCGCCCACCAGGAAGGTGACGTCGCAGAGCTCCGGCATGGAGGCCAGAAACTTCATGTCTTCGGCCAATCCGGTCTTGTTCTCAAAAGTGCTTAGGTCGGGTTCGGCTTCCGCCATCACGATGTAACTCGCGGGTAAAAGCAAGCTTTCCGGCATCTAAAGTTAATTATAACACCATGGCTGAATTCAATCAACAAGTGAAAGCAACACTTGCGCTTACCTGTTAGAGTTGAGAAAATCCGCGAActaaaagaaacaattaaaaccgAATTTGTGTTGCAAGTTTGTGGCGGATGATTCAGGCGCGGAAACTGCGGTTTTTCTTACACATTTTCGACGAGTTTTAGCAGCATTTTCGCCGCGGCTGTGAGAGGAAATTGCGGAAATGAGCGCATGTGCTGGAATAACGATTTCGGGAAAATGGGTCGGATAATCGCTTCGGGATTTAATCAGACGATCAATTTCACAAATTGATCCCCAATCACGATTTTTAActatgagttattaattaaattttaaaattgtcattaGTTTAATCTTTTCTGAGAAAATTGAGTCATTTTTAATCGATTTTTGGTGGGTAGGTACAGGTGTatactaaattttaaatacaaaactcattggtattatattatttatggtcattattttttttactaatgcAACCTCCTGCAAGTTGGAAAAGTTCATTATTgaccttttttttgtttttaatttatttggcaTACAAGAGGAAAGTTCAAAGTTTAAAtgcgaaaaaaattagagattTGTTAGGAGttgaataatttgaaaaaggaaaatgaaaaacctttattttgtttttacatcTCAAagattgttaatttttttttctaaaaacataaattctTAAATGCCTGATTTAAaagtaataactaaaaagaaattttacttcaaaagttaatttcaGCAAAATTTGTGACCTAATTTGctacatttttgagttttgtgagAAGATCTTGCGAAACAATTCGGTTATTTGCGCTGAAAACGTGTGTAATGTCTGAGTTTGGAGACGAACTAATTGcgagaattaatttttaataaaaacaaatcgatccacaatttatccacaatttttgaactcaagtgtaatagaaaacttgaaattttcttagaaaacggCGAAATTCCAGGtggtttggccgacatttacaaaataatcaaacaccAGTTTTTGTCGCCTTTTTAAATGCTTGTGATTGGCctgttttacagttgggagtgcaatcTCCCTCCCATACCCAATAACAGCcgcttcaatcgtcttgcaattttttgtgtaccagataaacaagtagcAGGTAATTTCTACACttttattggtcaaattaCTTCGTAGGACAAATGAGACAACAGTCAAACCAGTTATAGGGCTGGTCTTTCTCACAGACGAGATTTCGTCTTAGGTGCGAATAAATGGCGAAcaatttgtttagtttttgcttaaaaagaGGAGTttgtaataacaatttattttttaatattgggtAAATGTTCGGGGAAACACCTGATTgtaaatagtaatttatttctaaaaaaaaaaaacagttctGTTCCAAAAAtgagctacaatacaaacttatatttttttgggcGTAACTTTTAACActgatgattttaattttaattttaatggatTCTGCTTggtttttggaataatttgattttttttgacgaagacacgcattttaaaaatttattattattaattagtaAGGAGTAAAGATAACAGCGaagttattattagctgaagatttcaattttcgactactgaaacaatagtaacaaatttttgttatgtttaAAGTTACATATCCTTtgagtaattatttaattagggtgttccatttataATTCATTCAACTTTTATAacatttaaaggtcaataatggACACATGGCCTAATGAAAAGAAAGgaatatgaaaaataaaacgacaACAATTgacaagaaatatttatttatttattcattctaAAGTCCCTAATTACGTGAAGTATGCTTTAATTTTCGGTACATGCTGAAATTCTTATCTACTTGTGAATAACAGCATTCACAAACGTGAAAAACGACAGCCCATTTTTCAAAACCTAAAACAACATTTTCGTAATAagaaattgagaaaaattaGTACCAAATTGAAGCTTTGTAGATCTAGATTTCCGTATCCTGCTAAAGATAATCTCGCAGCATGTTGTGCCCTTTGGATAATAATCAATTTATCGGTTTTATTTTCGTAGGTTCTGTTTAAAGTCCAGTCgtgataaaatatttcatcGGAAATGTTAACACTCTGCCGAGagatttaataaagttttgtttGAATTGTTTGGTGAATTAATTACCCAATCAATTATTAACTGGCCTGCGAAACAAAAGACCCAAACTTGGgtaatgtaataaataacataGGGAACATATTTCGAAATGTGTTCGTAGTCTGGcggaaaactaaatatttacaagtTGAGGTGAAGTGAAAATAACAAAGCTTGGTTTACCCGTCTGATATGAAAAGATATAAACCGAAACAAATCCCAAACAGGCACGAAATGTGCTGGTTCAGTAGCAATATCGAATAAATTGAGTTAAGCCGATTGATGTAACTGGAAATTTATCAATTAAGGGCAAACTACCTACAGTTAAACTTTTACGTACTCTAACACAAATCTATGGTGTTGAATGGCCGACTTGAACCTCCTTTTGTGATTCCAAAACGTGATCACTTTCGAGCTACTGAACGCAACTTTGACCATCTGCAGCTCCGATAAAACATGAGCCACAAGAAAGAAGAACAAACCGTCAAAACCATTAAttacgttaaaaataattaaaagataaacaatatgaaatatcaaataaaacaacaaagcTCCCGAACCAAGACCTCCAGTTTCCCCAAAACTCAAAATCATCGGTCTGTCGCTCCCAATCGTCAGCAAAATATATTGCGAACAACTAAACATCAGCATTAATCGGTAcaccaaataaaatattcgCACATATTTGTGTTTTATGCCCATACTGTATTGGTAATTTTTGCCAAACGCATCGATTTGCCAAAACCTGGAGGTGTTTTGAATCAGTTGtgctagattttttttgtatactaGCATAATTGCAATCTTCCAATCGTTCTAAAAATCGCAGTCAGATAAATCCAACACGGAACGTTAAAAATCACTTGGAAAAACGGAAACACAACTTCTGAGCTTCGCACAATCACGTGCGGGTTGTTGTAGTGAAGAAATAACTCCGAGAAGGAGAAAACGTTACACAGGGCGAAAACCGCAACCGTGATAACGGTCCGAATTTTGGAAAATCGGTCATTTTTCAACGGGTCTAGACCGATTATGTTGAGGTGGGCCAGAGGCTGCGCTAGCTTGACTTTATCCATAATGTAACCCCCAGTCCCGACTCTTCCTTTTATAGCAAATTGGGCCATTAACCGAGttatcattacaaaaaattgcttttaattttttattcacttgGGCTAGAATCGACCAGTTGCAGCCAACGAGTTATGGAAAAAGTACGTCTGACTGAACCCCTTTTTTTGCTGCATATTGTCGGGATGAGTCCGCACGATTCGGGCACTTTTGCCCGAATccggaaaatattttcaatactAGTTTACACCTCGACTGTTGTTCTGTCAATGGCTGAACTGTTCTTTAATTACAAAGACCTGGAAACGGTGATACGGGCCACTGAATCGTTCTTCACCCAGTATGGACTAGCGTGgaaaattgcagttttcgtGGTCTACAAGACAGAACTAGCTCAAATAATCCGACTTTGTGACAATCTATGGCCTTTGGACGAATTCGGAACTGGACACAATTTCCAGTTTCTGCACAAATTCTTACGCAGATTTTTCCTACTCTATACTGGAAATTTGGCTCTTTTGTGCACTCAATTTGCAGTTACTGCATTTTTCGACGATCAGTTCAAATCTGTCATGGTTTATTACGGAGAAAAGGAGTCACGAAGCCAAATTTACGATAATTTCGTCTTTACTTTGCAAGTGATTTATCTCTATGTTGGGTGTTTTGTTGTGGCAGGTTTTGactgtttcttcttttatttgttGGGACATGCCGTTACCGAATTGAAAATGTTGACAATTTCCTTTAGTTGTAAGGAAATCGGGAGGAACTGGGGTTATGAGGAGAGGTTCAAATGTTCAGTCAAGCATCACATTCACGTTCTTGAGTACGTAATAAATAAcacgagattttttttattaatttcttaagGCTTTTGGACAAAATTAACAAAGTCTATTCGGTCATGCTTTTGAACCAACATCTGTGCTCCTTGTTTGGTATTTGTTttgggatttttttaatgaccaAGGACGGGTTTGtggaaaaaataccaaaataaatacatgGCTGATTTAAATTTCAGGATACCACCAAATGTCGATCATTTTAGCAAATGGTCGACTTatatttttacgtttattctTCAAGTTTGGACGTATTGTTTCGCCGGGGACCAAATAATGCACTGGTCGTTGAAAATTCCAGACGAAATTTTTTACGATAATTATTGGAACAAGTATTCATTGAAAAAcggattaaataaaattatagcgATACAAAGGGGGCAAAAGGCAGCTGGGGTCTCACTTGGAGGATTTGCAATGCTCGATATTGAAAGTTTCAATGTTGTGataaaaaatgcagtaaaCTTTTTCATGTTTATGGACAAAATGTACAAAAGAGAGTAAAAAGCGCCCCAATTAGCAATAAAGACTCAAATTACCCAGCTTTTTAATAATAGATTAGTTAAAGACtcgtcattttaaaaattgctcATCCAACCTGGCCTAGTTCAGCTAACCCAAGTCATGGATAAAGTCGAATTTTCCGACCCCCTTTTCTTTCTAAACGTGATAGGAATGCACCCTTTTAAAGCCgacaaattttccaaatttcgtCTAGCGTTTTCGATCGCTGTCTATTTCGCTGTGATTTTTTCAGGGGTGTTGGAACTCATTGTCAATTCTCAAGGTTTGGAAACTTACGCACGTGCTTCAGACACTTTGATCCCACAATGTCAAGTAAAACGTTCGATTAACActgttttttctatttgtgaTTTGTAGTtggtttgtaaaattttcgttctggcaaagtacaaaaaacaaatcgcCCGGCTTTTGAACGGTAGTCAGAGGTTTTGGGATTTGGGTCAATTTGGGGCACGATATGGGAACAGTTTTGGCAAAACGCATAAATATTTGAAGAGTTTTTTCCTTTTGTATAAAGTGATGCTCACGTTTACGTGTTTGCAATTTCTTGcagtgaaaattatttttaaaatcccTAAACCGATTGCGATAAGTTTTGGGGAGACTAAGGGATTGGAGCCACTTTATGACCACTTGTATTTG contains:
- the gprs gene encoding serine-enriched protein isoform X6; the encoded protein is MPESLLLPASYIVMAEAEPDLSTFENKTGLAEDMKFLASMPELCDVTFLVGDTREPVCAVKAVLAARSRVFHKMLYQAPSPQRKKEPPPRENKLRLFLKRSSEPLLNLQNASQQRGFTQQLAPIQEPPSQQHQTLIIEEFEPDVFRQLIEYIHTGCVTLQPRTLLGVMNAADYYGLDELRRACAGFVQCCINVDTVCALLASAERYIQYKCTKSLVQKVLEFVDEHGNEVLNLGSFTLLPQHVVRLILARDELHADEFTKFQAALMWGKKYCDNNPSTSLKDVIGNFLEYIQFHKIPANVLMREIHPLGLVPYNIIMNALAYQTRQVSTPENCHPTE
- the gprs gene encoding serine-enriched protein isoform X7; the protein is MPESLLLPASYIVMAEAEPDLSTFENKTGLAEDMKFLASMPELCDVTFLVGDTREPVCAVKAVLAARSRVFHKMLYQAPSPQRKKEPPPRENKLRLFLKRSSEPLLNLQNASQQPPSQQHQTLIIEEFEPDVFRQLIEYIHTGCVTLQPRTLLGVMNAADYYGLDELRRACAGFVQCCINVDTVCALLASAERYIQYKCTKSLVQKVLEFVDEHGNEVLNLGSFTLLPQHVVRLILARDELHADEFTKFQAALMWGKKYCDNNPSTSLKDVIGNFLEYIQFHKIPANVLMREIHPLGLVPYNIIMNALAYQTRQVSTPENCHPTE
- the LOC107398561 gene encoding uncharacterized protein LOC107398561, producing the protein MGKVKFTEPLEFLNVVGLNPENCSNFSLFRRVISLGFFLVVITLGLLELLLHFEGLETCSRASEAMIVQYQLFIKIAVLLKHRKNLVVLMQKTRKFWPLDKFGQDAKIERPHKLLKAFFFAYKLIMILMALQYILRKFVSKNGKPLAIAFGESKGLSPKVDHLYFVLHSTSTFVVLHAVTGFDRLFFFLIGHVLTELKLVKKSYRLTQNRREKFLETVQHHAFALEFVRKLNRIYSQVLLNQHLSCLFGICFGLFLVSKDGIPPDLGHVTKYVPYVISFITQTFTFCFIGSLLITWSLQVPDAIFYNDWGKNQAYKYKTDKIIAMIRGQRAAKLTLGGFGDLDLESFNLVRLKDSIELMPGVFQVVKNAFSFFTFVNAMNQKQFFVMITRLMAQFAIKGRVGTGGYIMDKVKLAQPLAHLNIIGLDPLKNDRFSKIRTVITVAVFALCNVFSFSELFLHYNNPHVIVRSSEVVFPFFQNDWKIAIMLVYKKNLAQLIQNTSRFWQIDAFGKNYQYSMGIKHKYVRIFYLVYRLMLMFSCSQYILLTIGSDRPMILSFGETGGLGSGALLFYLIFHIVYLLIIFNVINGFDGLFFFLVAHVLSELQMVKVAFSSSKVITFWNHKRRFKSAIQHHRFVLDYINRLNSIYSILLLNQHISCLFGICFGLYLFISDGFPPDYEHISKYVPYVIYYITQVWVFCFAGQLIIDWSVNISDEIFYHDWTLNRTYENKTDKLIIIQRAQHAARLSLAGYGNLDLQSFNLVLKNGLSFFTFVNAVIHK